A single window of Myxocyprinus asiaticus isolate MX2 ecotype Aquarium Trade chromosome 48, UBuf_Myxa_2, whole genome shotgun sequence DNA harbors:
- the LOC127437546 gene encoding ubiquitin-conjugating enzyme E2 Q2-like isoform X1: MSVSGLKAELKFLESIFDPNHERFRIIDWKPDELSCQFNVTGEKLLIIHCNITESYPSTPPIWFVDSDDPSLTEVLERLDDVRKGNTLLLQQLKRLICDLCRLYNLPQHPDVEMLDQPLPAGPINQDRKHGTTDEVTSEEEEEEEMAEQDIEDLDHYEMKEEEPVDGKKSEDDGIEKENLAILEKIRKNQRQDHLNVSVHSGAVSGSVQASDRLMKELREIYRSQSYKTGIYSVELVNDSLYEWHVKLRTVDPDSPLHSDLQVLKEKEGMDYILLNFSYKDNFPFDPPFVRVVSPVLSGGYVLGGGALCMELLTKQGWSSAYSIESVIMQINATLVKGKARVQFGANKNQYNLARAQQSYKSLVQIHEKNGWYTPPKEDG; this comes from the exons ATGTCGGTGTCGGGGCTGAAGGCCGAACTAAAGTTCCTGGAGTCAATCTTTGACCCAAACCATGAGCGATTCCGTATAATCGACTGGAAGCCCGATGAGCTAAGCTGCCAGTTTAACGTGACGGGAGAAAAGCTACTGATAATTCACTGCAATATTACG GAGTCTTACCCTTCAACCCCGCCGATATGGTTCGTTGACTCGGATGACCCAAGTTTGACCGAAGTCCTTGAACGACTAGACGATGTTAGAAAAGGCAATACTTTG CTCCTCCAGCAGCTGAAAAGGCTGATCTGTGATTTATGCCGACTCTATAACTTGCCCCAGCACCCTGATGTAGAGATGCTGGACCAGCCACTTCCTGCTGGACCCATTAATCAAGACAGGAAG CATGGAACAACAGATGAAGTGACAtcagaagaagaggaggaagaggaaatgGCTGAG CAGGATATAGAAGATCTAGACCACTATGAGATGAAAGAGGAGGAGCCGGTCGATGGGAAAAAGTCAGAGGATGATGGCATTGAGAAGGAGAATTTGGCCATTCTGGAGAAAATCCGCAAGAACCAGAGGCAGGACCACTTGAACGTAAGTGTCCATTCG GGTGCGGTTTCTGGTTCAGTTCAGGCCTCTGACCGTCTCATGAAGGAACTCAGGGAGATCTATAGATCACAGAGTTACAAGACAG GTATCTATTCAGTGGAGTTAGTCAATGATAGCCTTTATGAGTGGCATGTCAAGTTAAGGAC GGTGGACCCAGACAGTCCGTTGCACAGTGACTTACAGGTTTTGAAGGAAAAAGAAGGCATGGACTACATTTTGCTTAATTTTTCTTATAAG GATAACTTTCCTTTTGATCCTCCCTTTGTGCGGGTTGTGTCTCCTGTCCTGTCTGGAGG CTATGTTCTTGGAGGAGGAGCCTTGTGTATGGAACTACTTACCAAACAG GGCTGGAGCAGTGCCTACTCAATAGAGTCAGTCATCATGCAAATCAATGCCACGTTAGTCAAAGGGAAAGCAAGAGTGCAATTTGGAGCAAATAAG aatCAATACAATCTTGCCAGAGCACAACAGTCATACAAATCATTGGTTCAGATCCATGAAAAGAATG GCTggtacacacccccaaaagaagATGGCTAG
- the LOC127437546 gene encoding ubiquitin-conjugating enzyme E2 Q2-like isoform X4, giving the protein MSVSGLKAELKFLESIFDPNHERFRIIDWKPDELSCQFNVTGEKLLIIHCNITESYPSTPPIWFVDSDDPSLTEVLERLDDVRKGNTLLLQQLKRLICDLCRLYNLPQHPDVEMLDQPLPAGPINQDRKHGTTDEVTSEEEEEEEMAEDIEDLDHYEMKEEEPVDGKKSEDDGIEKENLAILEKIRKNQRQDHLNGAVSGSVQASDRLMKELREIYRSQSYKTGIYSVELVNDSLYEWHVKLRTVDPDSPLHSDLQVLKEKEGMDYILLNFSYKDNFPFDPPFVRVVSPVLSGGYVLGGGALCMELLTKQGWSSAYSIESVIMQINATLVKGKARVQFGANKNQYNLARAQQSYKSLVQIHEKNGWYTPPKEDG; this is encoded by the exons ATGTCGGTGTCGGGGCTGAAGGCCGAACTAAAGTTCCTGGAGTCAATCTTTGACCCAAACCATGAGCGATTCCGTATAATCGACTGGAAGCCCGATGAGCTAAGCTGCCAGTTTAACGTGACGGGAGAAAAGCTACTGATAATTCACTGCAATATTACG GAGTCTTACCCTTCAACCCCGCCGATATGGTTCGTTGACTCGGATGACCCAAGTTTGACCGAAGTCCTTGAACGACTAGACGATGTTAGAAAAGGCAATACTTTG CTCCTCCAGCAGCTGAAAAGGCTGATCTGTGATTTATGCCGACTCTATAACTTGCCCCAGCACCCTGATGTAGAGATGCTGGACCAGCCACTTCCTGCTGGACCCATTAATCAAGACAGGAAG CATGGAACAACAGATGAAGTGACAtcagaagaagaggaggaagaggaaatgGCTGAG GATATAGAAGATCTAGACCACTATGAGATGAAAGAGGAGGAGCCGGTCGATGGGAAAAAGTCAGAGGATGATGGCATTGAGAAGGAGAATTTGGCCATTCTGGAGAAAATCCGCAAGAACCAGAGGCAGGACCACTTGAAC GGTGCGGTTTCTGGTTCAGTTCAGGCCTCTGACCGTCTCATGAAGGAACTCAGGGAGATCTATAGATCACAGAGTTACAAGACAG GTATCTATTCAGTGGAGTTAGTCAATGATAGCCTTTATGAGTGGCATGTCAAGTTAAGGAC GGTGGACCCAGACAGTCCGTTGCACAGTGACTTACAGGTTTTGAAGGAAAAAGAAGGCATGGACTACATTTTGCTTAATTTTTCTTATAAG GATAACTTTCCTTTTGATCCTCCCTTTGTGCGGGTTGTGTCTCCTGTCCTGTCTGGAGG CTATGTTCTTGGAGGAGGAGCCTTGTGTATGGAACTACTTACCAAACAG GGCTGGAGCAGTGCCTACTCAATAGAGTCAGTCATCATGCAAATCAATGCCACGTTAGTCAAAGGGAAAGCAAGAGTGCAATTTGGAGCAAATAAG aatCAATACAATCTTGCCAGAGCACAACAGTCATACAAATCATTGGTTCAGATCCATGAAAAGAATG GCTggtacacacccccaaaagaagATGGCTAG
- the LOC127437546 gene encoding ubiquitin-conjugating enzyme E2 Q2-like isoform X3 produces MSVSGLKAELKFLESIFDPNHERFRIIDWKPDELSCQFNVTGEKLLIIHCNITESYPSTPPIWFVDSDDPSLTEVLERLDDVRKGNTLLLQQLKRLICDLCRLYNLPQHPDVEMLDQPLPAGPINQDRKHGTTDEVTSEEEEEEEMAEQDIEDLDHYEMKEEEPVDGKKSEDDGIEKENLAILEKIRKNQRQDHLNGAVSGSVQASDRLMKELREIYRSQSYKTGIYSVELVNDSLYEWHVKLRTVDPDSPLHSDLQVLKEKEGMDYILLNFSYKDNFPFDPPFVRVVSPVLSGGYVLGGGALCMELLTKQGWSSAYSIESVIMQINATLVKGKARVQFGANKNQYNLARAQQSYKSLVQIHEKNGWYTPPKEDG; encoded by the exons ATGTCGGTGTCGGGGCTGAAGGCCGAACTAAAGTTCCTGGAGTCAATCTTTGACCCAAACCATGAGCGATTCCGTATAATCGACTGGAAGCCCGATGAGCTAAGCTGCCAGTTTAACGTGACGGGAGAAAAGCTACTGATAATTCACTGCAATATTACG GAGTCTTACCCTTCAACCCCGCCGATATGGTTCGTTGACTCGGATGACCCAAGTTTGACCGAAGTCCTTGAACGACTAGACGATGTTAGAAAAGGCAATACTTTG CTCCTCCAGCAGCTGAAAAGGCTGATCTGTGATTTATGCCGACTCTATAACTTGCCCCAGCACCCTGATGTAGAGATGCTGGACCAGCCACTTCCTGCTGGACCCATTAATCAAGACAGGAAG CATGGAACAACAGATGAAGTGACAtcagaagaagaggaggaagaggaaatgGCTGAG CAGGATATAGAAGATCTAGACCACTATGAGATGAAAGAGGAGGAGCCGGTCGATGGGAAAAAGTCAGAGGATGATGGCATTGAGAAGGAGAATTTGGCCATTCTGGAGAAAATCCGCAAGAACCAGAGGCAGGACCACTTGAAC GGTGCGGTTTCTGGTTCAGTTCAGGCCTCTGACCGTCTCATGAAGGAACTCAGGGAGATCTATAGATCACAGAGTTACAAGACAG GTATCTATTCAGTGGAGTTAGTCAATGATAGCCTTTATGAGTGGCATGTCAAGTTAAGGAC GGTGGACCCAGACAGTCCGTTGCACAGTGACTTACAGGTTTTGAAGGAAAAAGAAGGCATGGACTACATTTTGCTTAATTTTTCTTATAAG GATAACTTTCCTTTTGATCCTCCCTTTGTGCGGGTTGTGTCTCCTGTCCTGTCTGGAGG CTATGTTCTTGGAGGAGGAGCCTTGTGTATGGAACTACTTACCAAACAG GGCTGGAGCAGTGCCTACTCAATAGAGTCAGTCATCATGCAAATCAATGCCACGTTAGTCAAAGGGAAAGCAAGAGTGCAATTTGGAGCAAATAAG aatCAATACAATCTTGCCAGAGCACAACAGTCATACAAATCATTGGTTCAGATCCATGAAAAGAATG GCTggtacacacccccaaaagaagATGGCTAG
- the LOC127437546 gene encoding ubiquitin-conjugating enzyme E2 Q2-like isoform X2 yields MSVSGLKAELKFLESIFDPNHERFRIIDWKPDELSCQFNVTGEKLLIIHCNITESYPSTPPIWFVDSDDPSLTEVLERLDDVRKGNTLLLQQLKRLICDLCRLYNLPQHPDVEMLDQPLPAGPINQDRKHGTTDEVTSEEEEEEEMAEDIEDLDHYEMKEEEPVDGKKSEDDGIEKENLAILEKIRKNQRQDHLNVSVHSGAVSGSVQASDRLMKELREIYRSQSYKTGIYSVELVNDSLYEWHVKLRTVDPDSPLHSDLQVLKEKEGMDYILLNFSYKDNFPFDPPFVRVVSPVLSGGYVLGGGALCMELLTKQGWSSAYSIESVIMQINATLVKGKARVQFGANKNQYNLARAQQSYKSLVQIHEKNGWYTPPKEDG; encoded by the exons ATGTCGGTGTCGGGGCTGAAGGCCGAACTAAAGTTCCTGGAGTCAATCTTTGACCCAAACCATGAGCGATTCCGTATAATCGACTGGAAGCCCGATGAGCTAAGCTGCCAGTTTAACGTGACGGGAGAAAAGCTACTGATAATTCACTGCAATATTACG GAGTCTTACCCTTCAACCCCGCCGATATGGTTCGTTGACTCGGATGACCCAAGTTTGACCGAAGTCCTTGAACGACTAGACGATGTTAGAAAAGGCAATACTTTG CTCCTCCAGCAGCTGAAAAGGCTGATCTGTGATTTATGCCGACTCTATAACTTGCCCCAGCACCCTGATGTAGAGATGCTGGACCAGCCACTTCCTGCTGGACCCATTAATCAAGACAGGAAG CATGGAACAACAGATGAAGTGACAtcagaagaagaggaggaagaggaaatgGCTGAG GATATAGAAGATCTAGACCACTATGAGATGAAAGAGGAGGAGCCGGTCGATGGGAAAAAGTCAGAGGATGATGGCATTGAGAAGGAGAATTTGGCCATTCTGGAGAAAATCCGCAAGAACCAGAGGCAGGACCACTTGAACGTAAGTGTCCATTCG GGTGCGGTTTCTGGTTCAGTTCAGGCCTCTGACCGTCTCATGAAGGAACTCAGGGAGATCTATAGATCACAGAGTTACAAGACAG GTATCTATTCAGTGGAGTTAGTCAATGATAGCCTTTATGAGTGGCATGTCAAGTTAAGGAC GGTGGACCCAGACAGTCCGTTGCACAGTGACTTACAGGTTTTGAAGGAAAAAGAAGGCATGGACTACATTTTGCTTAATTTTTCTTATAAG GATAACTTTCCTTTTGATCCTCCCTTTGTGCGGGTTGTGTCTCCTGTCCTGTCTGGAGG CTATGTTCTTGGAGGAGGAGCCTTGTGTATGGAACTACTTACCAAACAG GGCTGGAGCAGTGCCTACTCAATAGAGTCAGTCATCATGCAAATCAATGCCACGTTAGTCAAAGGGAAAGCAAGAGTGCAATTTGGAGCAAATAAG aatCAATACAATCTTGCCAGAGCACAACAGTCATACAAATCATTGGTTCAGATCCATGAAAAGAATG GCTggtacacacccccaaaagaagATGGCTAG